Proteins encoded within one genomic window of Lactococcus garvieae:
- a CDS encoding ABC transporter permease, with product MNSKFWTIVKEVFRKNVKSVAFLVMVFLPLLIGLAIYVIARVADGGSGNVDNIAVVTADKNIGAALTEVKGDIHYEVMDRSEANQKLKDEDVGAILVLDVQKEKIKANLETTRSLDMSSQMTISQTLTSIQQSLFAAQLGLSPAEKAQLLTPATLDSVHIEFDADGNRIQGTDYSGLRQVIATVLIVMIWIFVATYGSIVAQEIASEKGTRIMEVILSSVKAETHFYGKLVGIILVCMLNVVAYAFQIGVGYFIFKDNDMVRHFLEGLNLQEVFTGQFWLVIPIVILGILLFTFLAALSGSLISRVEDVPKAQTPMTMIGLLGYMLSVIFASQPDNIIMTVTSYIPFISSFVLPMQIATGVASNLQVWISMGIMFVTMLFILLFSARLYKSNVLIYSSGGLLKVLKQSINNLKNEDRLKNKMN from the coding sequence ATGAATAGTAAATTCTGGACAATCGTAAAAGAAGTTTTTCGGAAGAATGTGAAATCCGTTGCTTTTTTGGTCATGGTTTTTCTTCCCCTTCTCATAGGTTTAGCCATTTATGTGATTGCTAGAGTAGCAGATGGCGGGTCAGGAAATGTTGATAATATTGCTGTAGTCACCGCAGACAAAAATATTGGAGCTGCTCTTACAGAAGTTAAAGGTGATATCCACTATGAAGTTATGGACAGGTCAGAAGCCAACCAGAAGCTTAAAGACGAGGATGTTGGTGCTATCTTAGTTCTTGACGTTCAAAAGGAAAAAATTAAGGCTAATTTAGAAACCACTCGTTCTCTAGACATGTCTAGTCAGATGACAATTTCTCAGACTCTAACGTCCATCCAGCAGAGTTTATTTGCTGCACAGCTTGGTCTCTCTCCAGCTGAAAAGGCCCAGCTCCTCACACCAGCTACCTTAGATTCAGTTCATATCGAATTTGATGCAGACGGTAATCGAATACAAGGCACTGATTATTCTGGATTGAGACAAGTCATTGCTACAGTACTTATCGTTATGATTTGGATTTTTGTAGCGACCTACGGCAGTATTGTCGCTCAAGAAATAGCCAGTGAAAAAGGCACACGTATCATGGAAGTTATTCTTTCAAGTGTGAAAGCTGAAACGCACTTTTATGGTAAGCTTGTGGGGATTATTCTCGTTTGTATGCTGAATGTTGTAGCTTATGCTTTTCAGATTGGTGTCGGATATTTTATTTTTAAAGATAACGATATGGTACGACATTTCTTAGAAGGGTTGAATCTTCAGGAAGTATTTACAGGTCAATTTTGGCTGGTCATTCCTATTGTCATTCTAGGGATACTTCTGTTTACATTCTTAGCGGCTTTATCAGGATCTTTGATTTCACGTGTAGAAGATGTCCCTAAAGCTCAGACGCCGATGACGATGATTGGCTTACTTGGCTATATGCTTTCGGTTATTTTTGCCTCGCAACCAGATAATATTATAATGACAGTGACAAGTTATATACCATTTATTTCAAGCTTTGTGCTACCTATGCAGATAGCCACAGGGGTTGCCAGTAATTTACAGGTGTGGATTTCAATGGGAATTATGTTTGTCACAATGCTGTTCATCCTTTTATTCTCAGCACGATTATATAAATCTAATGTATTGATCTATAGCAGTGGAGGCTTACTCAAAGTTTTAAAACAGTCTATCAATAATCTTAAAAATGAAGACAGACTAAAGAATAAAATGAATTAA
- a CDS encoding Spx/MgsR family RNA polymerase-binding regulatory protein, with protein MIKIYTVAGCSSSQKAKKWLMDNDVDFREINLLTDDIKKEDFLEILALTENGTEEIISKRSRAYKSLALDLEHFSLNTMITIMKENRSILRRPLILDEKRLQIGYNDDDIRKFLPRPVRQVRLSDISQNIRDIVMERDFHIHAS; from the coding sequence ATGATAAAAATATATACAGTTGCAGGTTGTAGTTCCAGTCAAAAGGCCAAAAAATGGTTAATGGATAATGATGTAGACTTTCGAGAAATAAATCTTCTGACCGATGACATTAAAAAAGAAGATTTCCTTGAAATCCTTGCCTTAACAGAAAATGGCACTGAAGAGATTATTTCAAAAAGAAGCCGTGCATACAAAAGCTTGGCATTAGATTTGGAGCACTTCTCACTGAATACTATGATTACCATCATGAAAGAAAATCGTTCCATTCTACGTCGCCCTCTAATTCTCGATGAAAAAAGACTGCAGATTGGTTACAATGATGATGATATTCGTAAATTTCTTCCTCGGCCTGTACGTCAAGTAAGATTAAGCGACATCAGTCAAAACATTCGGGACATTGTTATGGAACGTGACTTCCATATCCATGCAAGTTAA